The sequence GGTGGTGGAAATGAACAAACTCGGCGTGATGGTAGATATTTCCCACGTGTCTGATGATGCCTTCTATCAGGCCGCAGAAATTTCCAAAGCCCCGATGATTGCCTCACATTCATCCATTCGCCAGTTTACCCCCGGGTTCGAGCGCAATATGGATGACAAGATGATCAAAAAGCTGGCCGAAAATGGCGGTGTGATCATGATCAACTTCGGCTCAAGCTTTGTTTCCAAGCAGGCCCGGCAGTGGAATGATCAATTCAGCAGTAAGATGGAAGAGAAAGACCTGAGCTGGTCTGATCCGCAGGCGGAAACCTTCAGCAAGCAATACCGCCAGAACAACCCTTACCCCTTTGCCTCTCTGGAACTGGTGCTGGATCATATCGACCATGTGCGCGATCTGGTGGGCATCGACCATATCGGCATTGGCTCAGACTATGATGGTGTGGGCGACTCACTGCCGGAAAATCTTAAAGATGTGTCCACTTACCCGAACCTGGTACAAGGGCTGCTGGATCGCGGCTATTCCGATGCAGATATCCGCAAGATCCTGTCCGGTAATCTGCTGCGGGTATGGCGTGAAGTCGAAGCCTACGCCGCTGCTCACTAATCAGAGAACAGGAAAATCAGGATTTCAGCAGGTTATTAAACCTGTTGAAATCCTTAGCTTCATTGCACTAAGCACTCACTTTGCAGCAAAATCCTGAGTCTCGTAATACAGCGGCTTCATCGACCCACAGGCGCTCAGCCGGTTAATCAGAAACGCCTCTTTGGGAACTGCCTGCCCCACATCAAACTGCCTGATACAGCCGATATTCTCAAACACCAGTATCAGATGATCATAACTGGGTACGCCCCTAATCTGATGCACCAGCATGCGGCCACCACGATCCAGTTCCACTTCGTCATACACCTGCAGTGTAGAAGGCTCAGACTGAGGCTCAATCATGCGAAAATACTTTTGCTCTAAGAAGGTCACTTCCATTTGTTCATATTGCAGACTGCCGCCACGCTCGAAATGGCCCATATAAACATCTGCCTTGACCGTCAGCTTTTCACCCTGCATTAAATGCTGCAGGTTAAACGTCTCGGGTTTGATGGTAACCAGGTCGGCATCTTTGGCCAGAAAATACAAAAACGGATCACCGGGAGAGATTTTATAAATAATCTGGGCATCATGTGGCTTAGTGTGCATGGGCATATGGGAAGCATATAACCCGGACTCATGGGTAAACACCACCATGCCATGGGTGCCGTCATAATCGCTGTCGGCACGGGTCAGGGCACTGAAACACAAGAGTAAACTCACCAACCATATTTTTGCTTGCATACTTCACCCAAAATCGGGAACTGGAAGTCTGATTATACACT comes from Lacimicrobium alkaliphilum and encodes:
- a CDS encoding dipeptidase, whose amino-acid sequence is MAVTPSEQAIKLAKETIIVDGHIDVPYRINDTWEDVSRATDGGDFDYPRAVQGGLNAPFMSIYIPASYETSGDSVQLANRLIDSMEALVGRAPDKFALAHSVADVEKAFAEGKIALPLGMENGTPIQGSLDNLRHFYERGIRYITLAHSQANHISDSSYDLRRKWNGLSDFGKELVVEMNKLGVMVDISHVSDDAFYQAAEISKAPMIASHSSIRQFTPGFERNMDDKMIKKLAENGGVIMINFGSSFVSKQARQWNDQFSSKMEEKDLSWSDPQAETFSKQYRQNNPYPFASLELVLDHIDHVRDLVGIDHIGIGSDYDGVGDSLPENLKDVSTYPNLVQGLLDRGYSDADIRKILSGNLLRVWREVEAYAAAH